From one Brevundimonas sp. PAMC22021 genomic stretch:
- the murG gene encoding undecaprenyldiphospho-muramoylpentapeptide beta-N-acetylglucosaminyltransferase — MSKLCVVAAGGTGGHMFPAEALARELIGRGWRVVLASDHRGEVYAHGFPAEERLSLDAATASGPLGMIKAGSAIFRGVMQARAAFDRLGADVVVGFGGYPSAPALVAAITQGRPTLIHEQNAVLGRTNRILAPYVKEVASSFPTLEHAPARVQGRAHVVGSPVRADIRAVFDGAYAPPAEDGPIRVLVTGGSQGARLLAETTPKALAALPDALRRRLIVHQQARPESMDEARQTYLEAGIEAEVAPFFRDMASRLSASHLVIGRSGASTCAELAVCALPSVLIPLKIATDDHQRLNAKALVDAGAAEVLIEDMLTVERLAVTLQQILSDPARLATMSAGARSVAIPDAAARLADLTERVAG, encoded by the coding sequence ATGTCCAAGCTCTGCGTTGTCGCCGCCGGAGGCACCGGCGGCCATATGTTTCCGGCCGAGGCGCTGGCGCGCGAACTGATCGGGCGCGGCTGGCGCGTGGTGCTGGCCAGCGATCACCGCGGCGAGGTCTACGCCCACGGTTTTCCGGCCGAGGAGCGGCTGTCGCTGGACGCGGCCACGGCCTCGGGGCCGCTCGGCATGATCAAGGCCGGATCGGCCATCTTCCGCGGCGTGATGCAGGCGCGCGCCGCGTTCGACCGGTTGGGCGCGGACGTGGTGGTGGGCTTCGGCGGCTATCCGTCGGCGCCGGCGCTGGTGGCGGCGATCACGCAGGGCCGCCCCACTCTGATCCATGAGCAGAACGCGGTGCTGGGTCGCACCAACCGCATCCTGGCCCCCTATGTGAAAGAGGTCGCCTCGTCCTTTCCGACGCTGGAGCATGCGCCGGCCAGGGTGCAGGGGCGGGCGCATGTGGTCGGCAGCCCGGTGCGCGCCGACATCCGCGCGGTGTTCGACGGCGCCTATGCGCCGCCCGCCGAGGACGGTCCGATCCGGGTGCTGGTCACGGGCGGCAGCCAGGGCGCGCGCCTCTTGGCCGAAACCACGCCCAAGGCTCTGGCCGCGCTGCCGGACGCCCTGCGCCGTCGCCTGATCGTGCATCAGCAGGCCCGGCCCGAGAGCATGGACGAGGCGCGCCAGACCTATCTGGAGGCCGGGATCGAGGCGGAAGTCGCGCCCTTCTTCCGCGACATGGCCAGCCGGCTGTCGGCTTCGCATCTGGTGATCGGCCGTTCGGGCGCCTCGACCTGCGCGGAACTGGCGGTGTGCGCCCTGCCGTCCGTGCTGATCCCGCTGAAAATCGCCACCGACGACCACCAGCGTCTGAACGCCAAGGCCCTGGTCGACGCCGGCGCCGCCGAGGTGCTGATCGAGGACATGCTGACGGTGGAGCGGCTGGCCGTGACCCTGCAGCAGATACTGTCTGATCCTGCGCGGCTGGCGACCATGTCGGCGGGCGCCCGTTCCGTCGCCATCCCCGACGCGGCCGCGCGCCTAGCCGACCTAACCGAGCGCGTAGCGGGCTGA
- a CDS encoding mechanosensitive ion channel family protein, whose amino-acid sequence MPPWITDLTRETLRLWRRFDWLPEWAVVLIVLAIFVGGGLLAHRIAFAVLRRVVKNRDVFWRGVVERARAKIRVLLVIVAIGIGVSVSPMDPEPSALVRSVLLFVFILAGGWLVSGVLDMWTVVHLKKYNLSTEDNLLARKHLTQARILQRVARVLLVIVTIGLALMTISGFRQWGVSLLASAGVVGIIAGLALQPILTNMVAGIQIALTQPIRIDDAVIVENEWGNVEEITATYVVVKLWDWRRMVLPLSYFITTPFQNWTRENARLIGTAFFYVDYEAPIDRLREAFEGIVKASRHWDGDVQVMQVTDITERVLQVRCLASARSAPIAFDLRCEIREKLMAFMRDECREALPRDRLEWPQGQEPPAPPQPA is encoded by the coding sequence ATGCCTCCCTGGATCACTGACCTGACCCGAGAGACTCTGCGCCTGTGGCGCCGGTTCGACTGGCTGCCGGAATGGGCGGTGGTGCTGATCGTGCTGGCGATCTTCGTCGGCGGCGGACTGCTGGCGCACCGCATCGCCTTCGCCGTCCTGAGGCGCGTGGTGAAGAACCGCGACGTCTTCTGGCGCGGCGTGGTGGAGCGCGCCCGGGCCAAGATCCGCGTGCTGCTGGTGATCGTCGCCATCGGCATCGGCGTCAGCGTCTCGCCGATGGACCCGGAGCCGTCGGCGCTTGTGCGCTCTGTGCTGCTGTTCGTCTTCATCCTCGCCGGCGGCTGGCTGGTGTCGGGCGTCTTGGACATGTGGACCGTGGTCCACCTGAAGAAGTACAATCTTTCGACCGAAGACAACCTGCTTGCCCGCAAGCACCTGACCCAAGCCCGCATCCTGCAGCGGGTGGCGCGGGTGCTTCTGGTGATCGTCACCATCGGCCTGGCCCTGATGACCATCTCGGGCTTTCGCCAGTGGGGCGTCAGCCTGCTGGCGTCGGCCGGCGTGGTCGGCATCATCGCCGGCCTGGCCCTGCAGCCGATCCTGACCAACATGGTCGCCGGCATCCAGATCGCCCTGACCCAGCCGATCCGCATCGACGACGCCGTGATCGTCGAAAACGAGTGGGGCAATGTCGAGGAGATCACCGCGACCTATGTGGTGGTCAAGCTGTGGGACTGGCGGCGCATGGTGCTGCCGCTCAGCTACTTCATCACCACGCCGTTTCAGAACTGGACGCGCGAGAACGCCCGCCTGATCGGCACGGCCTTCTTCTACGTCGACTACGAGGCGCCGATCGACCGGCTGCGCGAGGCCTTTGAAGGCATCGTCAAGGCGTCAAGGCATTGGGACGGCGACGTCCAGGTGATGCAGGTGACCGACATCACCGAGCGGGTGCTTCAGGTGCGCTGCCTGGCCAGCGCCCGCTCGGCGCCGATCGCCTTCGACCTGCGCTGCGAAATCCGCGAAAAGCTGATGGCCTTCATGCGCGACGAATGCCGTGAAGCCCTGCCGAGGGACCGGCTGGAGTGGCCGCAGGGACAGGAACCGCCGGCGCCGCCTCAGCCCGCCTAG
- a CDS encoding AAA family ATPase, which translates to MQFQRLRIVGFKSFVDAAEVQIEPGLTGVVGPNGCGKSNVLESLRWVMGANSAKAMRGQGMDDVIFAGAAGRPPRNHAEVQLTIDNAEGRAPQPFTDAPVLEVSRRIDRGQGSTYRINGKAVRARDVQLLFADASTGANSPALVRQGQISELIAAKPQNRRRILEEAGGVAGLHTRRHEAELRLRAAEANLERLEDIGRELETALNRLKREARQAEKYKKVSADIRALQSALLFVRWNDARLAAEVAAGDLREADRAAAETTQAAARASTEALQAQEAVRPAREEDAVAAALLHRATLERDRLDMAEQAARAEVERLRGDVSRLAADQAREEAGAADAGRELSRLDAELERLRGEIAAAPARGPELDQAVDAAEAARQAADAEVERLAALSAATEARLNAEAARRREAETRLSRLEAQHETARRERDAVGPLKTPEIEQAQDALAAAQAALASARAEVEAAEAERAERARAEGDARSTTRAAEDRLGRLQTEARGLAQLLTTTRRDHPPALDQVSAQRGYEAALAAALGDDLDAALDPRAPAHWFGAATPTMDWPQEIEPLAVRVSAPDALAARLALCGVAPRDRVAALAKTLPPGARLVTQEGDLYRWDGFVSRADAPRPAAVRLAQRTRLAELEDAIDTARPELMHTQAVLKAADDGLRAADERVRTARLQPFAADKTVTAARDQLEALNRDQARREARAAALDETLARLGDDRDEARLAVAALASPDAASSEGLAALKVDLSAARLAAEAARGTAARARSDRDAEARERTAREQRLGALTRAREGWVSRASSATKRLAELAADAEGAQVRLKAAEQTPQNFADQRARLMDALIAAETRRKAAGDALAVAEAAATEADRAGRAADADASKAREARAGLAARAEAAAERLTEAEANLREGAGLSPQDLEHKLTADAVARPPDAAGAEALLIGLEREREQLGAVNLRAEDEAAEYAERLNSMRSERSDLTQAIARLRDGIDELNAEGRERLVAAFDVINDNFKALFAALFGGGEAELKLVESDDPLEAGLEIYACPPGKRLSVMSLMSGGEQALTAAALIFGVFLANPAPVCVLDEVDAPLDDANVDRFCRMLDEMRKRTDTRFIVITHNPVTMSRMDRLYGVTMPERGMSQLVSVDLTQAERMVA; encoded by the coding sequence ATGCAGTTCCAGCGGCTGCGGATCGTCGGCTTCAAGTCTTTCGTCGACGCCGCCGAGGTGCAGATCGAGCCGGGGCTGACGGGGGTCGTGGGCCCCAACGGCTGCGGCAAGTCCAACGTCCTGGAAAGCCTTCGCTGGGTGATGGGCGCCAACTCGGCCAAGGCCATGCGCGGCCAGGGCATGGACGACGTGATCTTCGCCGGGGCCGCGGGCCGGCCGCCGCGCAACCACGCCGAAGTCCAGCTGACCATCGACAATGCGGAAGGCCGCGCGCCCCAGCCCTTTACCGACGCGCCGGTGCTGGAGGTGTCGCGCCGCATTGATCGCGGCCAGGGCTCGACCTATCGCATCAACGGCAAGGCTGTTCGGGCGCGCGACGTGCAGCTCTTGTTCGCCGACGCCTCGACCGGCGCCAATTCTCCCGCCCTGGTGCGCCAGGGCCAGATCAGCGAACTGATCGCCGCCAAACCGCAGAACCGGCGCCGCATCCTGGAAGAGGCGGGCGGCGTCGCCGGCCTGCACACCCGTCGGCACGAGGCCGAGCTTCGGCTGCGCGCCGCCGAGGCCAATCTCGAGCGACTGGAGGACATCGGCAGAGAGCTGGAGACGGCGCTTAACCGGTTGAAGCGCGAGGCGCGCCAGGCGGAGAAGTACAAAAAGGTGTCGGCCGACATCCGCGCCCTGCAATCGGCCCTGCTGTTCGTGCGCTGGAACGATGCGCGGCTGGCCGCCGAGGTCGCGGCCGGCGATCTGCGCGAGGCCGATCGCGCCGCCGCGGAGACGACGCAGGCCGCCGCCCGCGCCTCGACCGAAGCCCTCCAGGCTCAGGAGGCGGTCAGGCCGGCGCGGGAAGAAGACGCCGTGGCCGCCGCCCTGCTGCACCGCGCGACGCTGGAGCGGGACCGGCTGGACATGGCCGAACAGGCCGCGCGCGCAGAGGTCGAACGGCTGCGTGGCGACGTTTCTCGGCTGGCCGCCGACCAGGCGCGCGAGGAAGCCGGTGCGGCCGATGCGGGACGCGAGCTGTCGCGCCTCGACGCCGAGCTCGAACGGCTGCGCGGCGAGATCGCCGCCGCCCCCGCGCGCGGTCCCGAACTCGACCAGGCCGTGGACGCCGCCGAGGCCGCGCGGCAGGCGGCGGACGCCGAGGTCGAGCGACTGGCCGCCCTGTCCGCCGCCACCGAAGCCCGCCTGAACGCTGAGGCCGCGCGCCGCCGGGAGGCCGAGACCCGCCTGTCGCGCCTGGAGGCGCAGCATGAGACCGCACGGCGCGAGCGTGACGCGGTCGGCCCGCTGAAAACGCCCGAGATCGAACAGGCTCAAGACGCGCTTGCGGCGGCGCAAGCGGCGCTGGCCTCCGCGCGGGCCGAGGTCGAGGCGGCGGAAGCCGAACGCGCCGAGCGCGCCCGCGCCGAGGGAGACGCCCGCTCCACGACGCGCGCGGCCGAGGACCGGCTGGGTCGGCTGCAGACTGAGGCGCGGGGACTGGCGCAACTGCTGACCACCACCCGTCGGGACCATCCTCCGGCGCTGGATCAGGTGTCGGCGCAGCGCGGCTATGAGGCGGCGCTGGCGGCGGCGCTTGGCGACGATCTGGACGCCGCGCTCGATCCACGCGCGCCCGCGCACTGGTTCGGCGCGGCGACGCCGACGATGGACTGGCCGCAAGAGATTGAGCCGCTGGCGGTGCGGGTTTCGGCGCCGGACGCCTTGGCCGCCCGCCTGGCCCTGTGCGGGGTCGCCCCGCGCGATCGCGTCGCGGCTCTGGCCAAGACCCTGCCGCCGGGCGCGCGCCTGGTGACGCAGGAGGGCGACCTCTATCGCTGGGACGGGTTTGTCAGCCGGGCCGACGCGCCCCGCCCCGCCGCCGTGCGCCTGGCGCAACGCACCCGGCTGGCGGAGTTGGAAGACGCTATCGACACGGCCCGCCCCGAACTGATGCACACGCAGGCGGTGCTGAAGGCGGCGGACGATGGGCTGCGGGCGGCGGACGAACGGGTCCGGACTGCGCGTCTCCAGCCCTTCGCCGCCGACAAGACGGTCACGGCGGCGCGCGATCAGTTGGAAGCACTCAATCGGGACCAGGCCAGGCGCGAGGCGCGGGCGGCTGCGCTGGATGAGACGTTGGCGCGGCTTGGCGACGACCGCGACGAGGCGCGCCTGGCGGTCGCTGCGCTCGCATCGCCCGACGCCGCCTCAAGCGAGGGACTGGCGGCGCTGAAGGTCGATCTCTCGGCCGCGCGGCTCGCCGCCGAGGCCGCGCGTGGAACGGCGGCCCGCGCCCGCAGCGACCGCGACGCCGAGGCGCGCGAGCGCACCGCCCGCGAACAACGTCTGGGGGCCCTGACCCGCGCCCGCGAAGGCTGGGTCTCTCGCGCGTCCAGCGCCACCAAGCGACTGGCCGAACTGGCAGCCGACGCCGAAGGCGCGCAAGTCCGCCTGAAGGCCGCCGAACAGACGCCGCAGAACTTCGCCGATCAGCGCGCGCGGCTGATGGACGCCCTGATCGCGGCCGAGACGCGGCGCAAGGCGGCAGGCGACGCCCTGGCGGTGGCGGAAGCCGCAGCGACGGAGGCGGATCGCGCCGGCCGCGCCGCCGACGCCGACGCCTCAAAGGCCCGGGAAGCGCGCGCGGGTCTGGCCGCCCGCGCCGAAGCCGCTGCCGAACGGCTGACCGAAGCGGAGGCCAATCTGCGCGAAGGGGCCGGCCTGTCGCCGCAGGACCTGGAGCACAAGCTGACGGCCGACGCCGTGGCCCGCCCCCCCGACGCGGCCGGGGCCGAGGCGTTGCTGATCGGGCTGGAGCGCGAGCGTGAGCAGCTGGGCGCCGTCAACCTGCGCGCCGAGGACGAGGCGGCGGAATACGCCGAGCGGCTGAACAGCATGCGCTCGGAACGCAGCGACCTGACCCAGGCCATCGCCCGCCTGCGCGACGGCATCGACGAGCTGAACGCAGAAGGCCGCGAGCGGCTGGTCGCCGCATTCGACGTCATCAACGACAACTTCAAGGCCTTGTTCGCTGCCCTGTTCGGCGGCGGCGAGGCCGAGCTGAAGCTGGTCGAAAGCGACGATCCGCTGGAGGCGGGCCTCGAAATCTACGCCTGCCCGCCCGGCAAGCGGCTGTCGGTGATGAGCCTGATGAGCGGCGGCGAGCAGGCGCTGACGGCCGCGGCGCTGATCTTCGGCGTCTTTCTGGCCAATCCCGCCCCGGTGTGCGTGCTGGACGAGGTGGATGCGCCGCTGGACGACGCCAACGTTGATCGCTTCTGCCGCATGCTGGACGAGATGCGGAAGCGCACGGACACCCGCTTCATCGTCATCACCCACAATCCGGTGACCATGAGCCGCATGGACCGCCTTTACGGCGTCACCATGCCGGAGCGCGGCATGAGCCAGCTGGTCAGCGTCGACCTGACCCAGGCCGAGAGGATGGTCGCATGA
- a CDS encoding thioredoxin domain-containing protein, with the protein MSLIRRHLLALAMLATTAAAGSALAADVPAVTAADRVLGRADAPVTVVEYASFTCSHCATFHNDVLPAFKARFIDSGQVRLVYRNLPTAPANVAAAAAAVALCAAPERYFDVAGAFMKGQAALSTTGAKPWFDAGIAASGRTREQIETCLEEPATRQTLEAQIEGATAAGVEGTPTLFVNGKRVAEPTLSALTAAVEPLLKR; encoded by the coding sequence GTGAGCCTGATCCGCCGTCATCTGCTCGCGTTGGCCATGCTGGCGACGACCGCAGCGGCGGGTTCGGCGCTGGCCGCCGACGTGCCGGCGGTGACGGCGGCGGATCGCGTGCTGGGCCGAGCCGATGCGCCGGTGACGGTGGTCGAATACGCCTCCTTCACCTGCTCGCATTGCGCCACCTTCCACAATGATGTGCTGCCGGCGTTCAAGGCGCGCTTCATCGACAGCGGTCAGGTGCGGCTGGTGTATCGCAACCTGCCGACGGCGCCGGCCAATGTCGCGGCGGCGGCGGCGGCCGTCGCCCTGTGCGCGGCGCCCGAACGCTATTTCGACGTGGCGGGCGCCTTCATGAAGGGTCAGGCGGCGCTTTCGACCACCGGGGCCAAGCCCTGGTTCGACGCCGGCATCGCCGCCAGCGGACGCACGCGCGAGCAGATCGAGACCTGCCTGGAAGAGCCCGCGACACGCCAGACGCTGGAGGCGCAGATCGAGGGCGCCACGGCGGCCGGGGTCGAGGGCACCCCCACCCTGTTCGTCAACGGCAAGCGGGTCGCCGAACCCACGCTTTCCGCCCTGACGGCTGCGGTCGAGCCGCTGCTGAAGCGGTGA
- a CDS encoding DsbA family protein — translation MRAERPSRFAQMSRRAAITGAALAAMALSACGGNKGGSAEGDMALGAPDGTKVTVVEYASVTCGHCALWQQNTWPAFKAKYVDTNKVRYVFRELPTPPVDVATAGFLVARCAGDDKYFQVVHQLLATQQEMVTGSPRDWLLRTAQAAGMNEQQFADCVSDRDAVAALEQRIQQAQAQGVTGTPAFFVNEQEVITPGSSEGPSLADLSTAIDAELAK, via the coding sequence ATGCGCGCTGAACGTCCGTCCCGCTTCGCCCAGATGAGCCGCCGCGCGGCGATCACCGGAGCGGCGCTCGCCGCCATGGCCCTGTCGGCCTGCGGCGGGAACAAGGGCGGATCGGCCGAGGGCGACATGGCGCTGGGCGCGCCTGACGGCACCAAGGTCACGGTGGTCGAATACGCCTCGGTCACCTGCGGCCACTGCGCCCTGTGGCAGCAGAACACCTGGCCGGCGTTCAAGGCCAAATATGTCGACACCAACAAGGTCCGCTACGTCTTCCGCGAACTGCCGACCCCGCCGGTGGACGTGGCGACGGCCGGCTTCCTGGTCGCGCGCTGCGCCGGCGACGACAAGTATTTCCAGGTCGTGCACCAGCTGCTGGCCACCCAGCAGGAAATGGTCACCGGCTCGCCGCGCGATTGGCTGCTGCGCACCGCCCAGGCCGCCGGCATGAACGAGCAGCAGTTCGCCGACTGCGTCTCCGACCGCGACGCCGTGGCCGCGTTGGAACAACGCATCCAGCAGGCCCAGGCGCAGGGCGTCACCGGCACCCCGGCCTTCTTCGTCAACGAGCAGGAAGTCATCACCCCGGGCAGCAGCGAAGGCCCGAGCCTTGCCGACCTGTCCACCGCCATCGACGCCGAGCTGGCCAAGTGA
- a CDS encoding DUF5808 domain-containing protein has product MQNYRWGLYNDPADRRLIVPKMNPALGWTVNVAHPSARLALVLMAVIIVAAVAASALLG; this is encoded by the coding sequence ATGCAGAACTACAGATGGGGCCTTTACAACGACCCTGCGGATCGACGGCTCATTGTTCCGAAGATGAATCCTGCATTGGGCTGGACCGTCAATGTCGCCCATCCATCAGCACGCCTCGCCTTGGTGCTGATGGCCGTGATCATCGTGGCGGCCGTGGCGGCTTCAGCCCTGCTGGGGTGA
- a CDS encoding DUF721 domain-containing protein produces the protein MRRPLPTDAEVREILSRRRTRPAPRPAPRAGRALQPLIKKLDETFGRGASALEPRWVEIVGERLARVCRPQKLTKGRGGQPGVLELRVVGAAALLVQHQSAEILSRVNLFLGPGSVDRLRIAQGPVKPLPAPAAKPSRAARPPLPASSEAELAASVASVPGALKAALQALGRSALARDAEERGS, from the coding sequence ATGCGCCGCCCCCTGCCCACCGACGCCGAGGTCCGCGAAATCCTGTCGCGCCGCAGGACGCGCCCGGCCCCGCGTCCCGCGCCCCGCGCCGGCCGCGCCTTGCAGCCGCTGATCAAGAAGCTGGACGAGACCTTTGGACGCGGCGCCTCGGCGCTCGAGCCGCGCTGGGTCGAGATCGTGGGCGAGCGGCTGGCCCGCGTCTGCCGCCCGCAGAAGCTGACCAAGGGGCGCGGCGGCCAGCCCGGCGTTCTGGAGTTGCGCGTCGTCGGCGCCGCCGCACTTCTGGTGCAGCACCAGTCGGCCGAAATCCTGTCGCGCGTGAACCTGTTTCTGGGTCCCGGCTCGGTGGACCGCCTGAGGATCGCGCAAGGACCGGTCAAGCCCCTGCCCGCCCCTGCCGCCAAGCCTAGCCGCGCGGCGCGGCCGCCCCTGCCCGCTTCGTCTGAGGCCGAACTGGCGGCGTCCGTCGCAAGCGTGCCCGGCGCGCTGAAGGCCGCCCTGCAAGCCCTCGGGCGCTCCGCCCTCGCGCGCGACGCCGAGGAGCGTGGATCGTAG
- the mutY gene encoding A/G-specific adenine glycosylase, translating into MPDVSALRQALLDWYDAGARVLPWRAPPGSAERTGPYRVWLSEVMLQQTTVAHAAPYFLRFTERWPTVNDLAAAEDADVMAAWAGLGYYARARNLLACARAVANEHGGVFPDTETGLLSLPGVGAYTAAAVAAIAFDQPANVVDGNVERVVSRLFAVETPLPAARPELRQLAGTLVTDARPGDWAQGLMDLGATVCRPKAPLCLLCPVAFACVGYRSGAPERFPLKAKKAERPHRQGIAYVLRDAGGRVAVVRRPDKGLLGGMAGLPTSEWRTAAPAFDPPVAADWREAGAVEHVFTHFALTLRVVEATGAGEFDWRPASEARAALPTVFKKALDRALA; encoded by the coding sequence ATGCCCGACGTCTCCGCTCTCCGACAGGCCCTGCTCGACTGGTACGACGCGGGCGCGCGCGTGCTGCCGTGGCGTGCACCCCCGGGTTCGGCCGAGCGCACCGGTCCTTACCGCGTCTGGCTGTCGGAGGTGATGCTGCAGCAGACCACGGTTGCGCACGCCGCACCCTACTTCCTGCGCTTCACCGAGCGTTGGCCGACGGTGAACGACCTCGCCGCCGCCGAGGACGCCGACGTCATGGCCGCCTGGGCGGGGCTCGGCTACTACGCCCGCGCCCGCAACCTGCTGGCCTGCGCGCGGGCGGTGGCGAACGAGCACGGCGGCGTCTTCCCCGACACCGAGACGGGGCTGCTGAGCCTGCCGGGCGTGGGCGCCTATACGGCGGCGGCGGTGGCGGCCATCGCCTTCGACCAGCCGGCCAATGTGGTCGACGGCAATGTGGAGCGGGTGGTGTCGCGCCTTTTCGCGGTGGAGACGCCGCTGCCCGCCGCCCGGCCGGAGTTGCGGCAACTGGCGGGAACCCTGGTCACGGACGCGCGGCCGGGAGATTGGGCGCAAGGACTGATGGACCTGGGCGCGACCGTCTGCCGGCCCAAGGCGCCGCTGTGCCTGCTGTGTCCGGTCGCCTTCGCCTGCGTGGGCTATCGGTCTGGCGCGCCTGAGCGGTTTCCGCTGAAGGCGAAGAAGGCCGAGCGGCCGCACAGGCAAGGGATCGCCTATGTGCTGCGCGACGCGGGCGGTCGGGTCGCTGTGGTGCGGCGGCCGGACAAGGGGTTGCTGGGCGGCATGGCCGGCTTGCCGACCTCGGAGTGGAGAACCGCCGCCCCCGCCTTCGATCCGCCGGTCGCGGCCGACTGGCGCGAGGCGGGGGCGGTGGAGCACGTCTTCACCCACTTCGCCCTGACGCTGCGGGTGGTGGAGGCGACCGGCGCGGGCGAATTCGACTGGCGCCCGGCGTCCGAGGCGCGCGCGGCCCTTCCCACCGTGTTCAAGAAGGCGCTGGACCGGGCGCTCGCCTAA